The following coding sequences are from one uncultured Desulfobacter sp. window:
- a CDS encoding polysaccharide biosynthesis/export family protein: MQLRFVFFIAVFAFIPGLFGCSSTAQIPPENIQVLPLNAGDGAPNQVNGMKPLNVGDVITVSYNFAYRFQQNAYRLQISDTISVKYTSLPNLNTTQTITPDGRVFLPYIGSFPIAGKTLAEATQSIKNGYTGILWEPELFLELAAYGKNSEELKNATSSSSAGQTQSIRIRKDGKVALSGIGDIQAAGRPLDEFTAAVNDAYRQYFNNVQVSINLQSPASSYYYVLGEVRNPGIYTTNETITTLQLLAMAGGTTRDSVPAKAVHLRIRDNVMSAYHANLNFFKGSNSTGINFVEPGDILYVPKSNLSNIAHIMGLVSQTLMFKGISYNIKGWDLDDD; this comes from the coding sequence ATGCAACTTAGATTCGTTTTTTTCATTGCTGTGTTTGCTTTTATCCCCGGGTTGTTCGGTTGCAGCAGCACAGCTCAAATCCCACCTGAAAATATCCAAGTTCTGCCTTTAAATGCCGGGGACGGCGCACCAAACCAAGTAAATGGAATGAAGCCGCTGAATGTAGGCGATGTCATCACCGTCTCCTATAATTTCGCCTACCGGTTTCAGCAAAACGCATACCGCCTGCAGATCTCCGATACCATTTCCGTAAAATATACCTCGTTACCCAATTTAAATACAACGCAAACGATCACACCGGACGGCAGGGTTTTTCTTCCGTATATCGGCAGTTTTCCCATTGCCGGCAAAACCCTGGCAGAAGCGACCCAATCCATAAAGAACGGATATACGGGGATTTTATGGGAACCTGAATTATTCCTTGAGTTGGCGGCATATGGAAAAAATTCCGAAGAACTTAAAAATGCGACCAGTTCATCCAGTGCGGGGCAGACACAATCAATACGGATTCGCAAAGATGGGAAAGTTGCACTGTCGGGTATTGGAGACATTCAGGCTGCGGGCAGACCCCTTGATGAATTCACGGCAGCTGTGAATGATGCCTATAGACAATATTTTAACAATGTTCAGGTCAGTATTAATCTACAGTCACCGGCCTCCAGTTATTATTACGTGCTTGGTGAGGTTCGCAATCCGGGCATTTATACGACAAATGAGACCATTACAACCCTTCAGTTGCTGGCCATGGCCGGAGGAACCACCCGCGATTCCGTCCCTGCCAAGGCCGTACACCTGCGTATCAGGGATAATGTCATGAGCGCGTATCATGCAAACTTAAATTTTTTTAAGGGCAGCAATTCAACGGGAATTAACTTCGTCGAACCCGGTGATATCCTGTATGTGCCCAAATCCAATCTGTCAAACATTGCTCACATCATGGGGCTGGTTTCCCAGACACTTATGTTTAAAGGCATCAGCTATAATATCAAGGGCTGGGATCTGGATGATGACTGA
- a CDS encoding sugar transferase — protein MRSAIVEKYFRRNARSLKVGGLFTDKEVFFVNKRQPSNTRALINEHIQSISPKGWLFSKDHGRPWALSLTKRFVDSFLAFFLLLVFAPLLCLIAVLIKLNSPGPIFFHQERTGYLGRRFRMIKFRTMVNGADKLKSGVMHLNRHDSDSPDFKATNDPRVTGVGRFLRKSSLDELPNLFNVVKGDMRLVGPRPTSFNTDVYAPSDLARLVVPPGITGYWQVMGRGDVDFGDRVLMDAYYIQKQSPLFDLKILFKTIFVVLGHKGAY, from the coding sequence ATGAGGTCGGCGATCGTCGAAAAGTATTTCCGAAGAAATGCAAGATCGTTAAAAGTCGGAGGGCTGTTTACTGATAAAGAGGTATTTTTTGTCAATAAAAGGCAACCCAGTAACACAAGGGCGTTAATTAACGAGCACATCCAAAGCATATCCCCCAAAGGGTGGCTTTTTAGTAAAGACCATGGAAGACCTTGGGCGCTGTCACTCACAAAACGATTTGTTGATTCATTTCTTGCATTTTTTCTGCTGCTTGTCTTTGCACCGCTGTTGTGTCTCATTGCAGTCCTCATAAAACTGAACAGCCCCGGCCCCATATTTTTCCATCAGGAACGGACCGGGTATCTGGGGCGACGGTTCCGGATGATCAAATTCAGAACAATGGTGAACGGTGCCGACAAATTGAAAAGCGGGGTGATGCATCTGAACCGGCATGATTCGGATTCCCCGGATTTTAAAGCGACCAATGATCCCCGGGTCACCGGGGTGGGCAGATTCCTGCGCAAGTCCAGCCTGGATGAACTGCCGAATCTTTTTAATGTCGTCAAAGGCGATATGCGGCTGGTCGGCCCAAGACCCACCTCATTTAATACGGATGTATATGCCCCGTCGGACCTTGCCAGGCTTGTTGTGCCGCCGGGTATAACCGGTTACTGGCAGGTTATGGGACGAGGTGATGTGGATTTTGGTGATCGTGTTCTGATGGATGCGTATTACATTCAGAAACAAAGTCCGCTTTTTGATCTAAAAATACTTTTTAAAACTATTTTTGTCGTCCTGGGTCACAAAGGTGCATACTGA
- a CDS encoding cupin domain-containing protein produces the protein MKATHYTNIQETKIDNDLVKRVTGRVLIGKADGAPNFCMRRFDIEPGGHAPRHTHDWEHEIYVVEGQGEVLLGDQWHEVSQGSAVYIPPNVDHQIKNSSDGPLAFLCLVPSQAPEM, from the coding sequence ATGAAAGCCACGCACTATACAAATATCCAGGAAACCAAAATAGACAACGACTTGGTCAAACGCGTCACCGGCCGGGTACTCATCGGCAAAGCGGATGGGGCACCCAATTTCTGCATGAGAAGATTTGATATTGAACCCGGCGGCCATGCCCCCCGGCACACCCACGATTGGGAGCATGAAATTTATGTGGTTGAGGGACAAGGAGAGGTCCTTCTTGGGGATCAGTGGCATGAGGTTTCCCAGGGCAGTGCGGTGTACATCCCCCCCAATGTGGACCACCAGATAAAAAACAGTTCCGATGGGCCTTTGGCCTTTCTTTGCCTGGTACCGTCACAAGCCCCGGAGATGTAG